A single window of Labeo rohita strain BAU-BD-2019 chromosome 4, IGBB_LRoh.1.0, whole genome shotgun sequence DNA harbors:
- the chrm2a gene encoding muscarinic acetylcholine receptor M2a — protein MDTINFTFWNASEGNETLETVDESPYKTVEVVFIVLVAGSLSLVTVIGNILVMLSIKVNRSLQTVNNYFLFSLACADLIIGLCSMNLYTVYIVIGYWPLGPVVCDLWLALDYVVSNASVMNLLIISFDRYFCVTKPLSYPVKRTTKMAGMMIAAAWVLSFILWAPAILFWQFIVGGRTVPEKECYIQFFSNAAVTFGTAIAAFYLPVIIMMVLYWQISRASKSRVKKDNRKPSGGNLDVASSNQIRENTASKPTNNNLTAEETDRGQTQLTDDAANQHDAKLQNGKAPSTASGEAEAEDGGRGNCLPPEEKESSNDSTSGSGAVTNQKDEAAPSNANDNQAPTRHCAKAGGSKLTCIKIITKSPKGDCYAPSNATVEIVPATERQNHVARKIVKMTKQPPKKKKAPASREKKVTRTIMAILVAFVATWTPYNVMVLINTFCSSCIPNTVWTIGYWLCYINSTINPACYALCNITFKKTFKQLLLCQYKNIRSTR, from the coding sequence ATGGATACAATAAACTTCACCTTCTGGAATGCCTCTGAGGGCAACGAGACCCTGGAGACGGTGGACGAGAGCCCGTATAAGACAGTGGAGGTGGTGTTCATTGTACTGGTGGCCGGCTCACTTAGTCTGGTGACCGTTATCGGGAACATCTTGGTCATGCTCTCCATCAAAGTAAACAGGAGCCTGCAGACTGTCAACAACTACTTCCTGTTCAGCCTGGCTTGTGCTGACCTCATCATTGGCCTTTGCTCTATGAACTTGTACACAGTCTACATTGTGATTGGATATTGGCCGCTAGGCCCAGTTGTGTGCGACTTGTGGTTGGCGCTGGACTACGTGGTCAGCAACGCTTCCGTCATGAACCTGCTGATCATCAGCTTCGATCGCTACTTTTGCGTCACCAAGCCCCTCAGCTACCCAGTGAAGAGGACAACCAAAATGGCAGGGATGATGATTGCGGCAGCATGGGTTTTGTCCTTCATCCTTTGGGCTCCAGCCATCCTTTTCTGGCAGTTTATCGTTGGCGGACGCACGGTGCCAGAGAAGGAGTGCTACATTCAGTTCTTCTCCAACGCCGCGGTCACTTTCGGCACAGCCATAGCTGCTTTCTACCTGCCCGTCATCATCATGATGGTGCTGTACTGGCAGATATCCCGTGCCAGCAAGAGCCGCGTCAAGAAGGACAACCGGAAGCCGTCGGGCGGCAACCTCGATGTAGCCTCGTCCAATCAGATCCGTGAAAACACAGCCAGCAAACCCACCAACAACAACCTAACAGCTGAAGAAACAGATCGAGGACAGACCCAGCTGACAGACGATGCCGCCAACCAACACGACGCCAAACTCCAGAATGGCAAAGCGCCGTCTACAGCGAGCGGAGAAGCGGAGGCGGAAGATGGAGGACGAGGAAACTGCCTTCCCCCAGAGGAGAAAGAAAGTTCCAATGACTCCACCTCTGGCAGCGGCGCCGTAACCAATCAAAAGGATGAGGCGGCACCATCCAACGCCAATGACAACCAGGCTCCCACGCGGCACTGTGCCAAAGCTGGAGGCTCCAAACTGACGTGCATCAAGATCATCACCAAATCGCCAAAGGGCGACTGCTACGCACCTTCGAACGCGACGGTGGAGATCGTCCCGGCGACCGAGAGGCAGAACCACGTGGCGAGGAAGATCGTGAAGATGACCAAGCAGCCGCCCAAGAAGAAAAAAGCCCCAGCCTCTCGGGAAAAGAAGGTGACGCGCACCATCATGGCCATCCTGGTGGCGTTCGTGGCTACTTGGACGCCCTACAACGTGATGGTCCTCATCAACACCTTCTGCTCCAGCTGCATTCCCAACACCGTGTGGACCATCGGATACTGGCTCTGCTACATCAACAGCACGATCAACCCCGCTTGCTACGCCCTCTGCAACATCACCTTCAAAAAGACCTTCAAACAGCTGCTGCTCTGCCAGTACAAGAACATACGCTCAACCCGATGA